A stretch of the Fusobacterium varium genome encodes the following:
- a CDS encoding putative transcriptional regulator codes for MVEENFQTASDIAYRIISQKILDGEFSPGMKLSRRKMAEATGVSVIPVIEALKKLEENYLVESKPQWGSYVIVPTKEKIIENYQLREAIECQSARILSKTMTKEQYEQLMSIAAELDTIPYTEETVFDSRNSHILFHAKLTEFTGNSLLINTLKKINMFWILCKAIGTNAPKATYPRYWHRYLIDTIAKGDADESEKLMRMHVNDSLELIIANL; via the coding sequence GTGGTAGAAGAGAATTTCCAAACCGCATCTGATATAGCTTATAGAATAATTTCACAAAAAATTCTGGATGGGGAGTTTTCTCCAGGAATGAAATTATCAAGAAGAAAAATGGCTGAAGCAACTGGAGTTAGTGTAATACCAGTAATTGAAGCTTTAAAGAAATTAGAAGAAAATTATTTGGTTGAATCAAAACCACAATGGGGTTCCTATGTGATAGTTCCTACTAAGGAAAAAATTATAGAAAATTATCAACTCAGAGAAGCGATAGAGTGTCAATCAGCAAGGATATTATCTAAAACTATGACTAAAGAACAATATGAACAGCTTATGTCAATTGCTGCTGAATTGGATACTATACCTTATACAGAAGAAACAGTTTTTGATAGCAGAAATTCACATATATTATTTCATGCAAAACTTACAGAATTTACAGGAAATAGTTTATTGATAAATACTCTAAAAAAAATAAATATGTTTTGGATCTTATGCAAGGCCATAGGAACAAATGCTCCTAAAGCTACTTATCCAAGATATTGGCATAGGTACTTGATAGATACTATTGCAAAAGGAGATGCTGATGAATCAGAAAAACTGATGAGAATGCATGTAAATGACTCGTTAGAGCTGATAATAGCAAATTTATAA
- a CDS encoding TRAP transporter permease protein, with protein sequence MEGKNTNNQLTKIMFFVIGLTLALFHIYTSYFGALPSYQHRVVHLALSMMLVPLCYNLFNMKNEKIKNIFSVGIIAVVSIIGLYSYSIADTMWKSSGTMSDLEIILATVLLVLLLFFTWKTVGAAMPIIAVLCILYALFGPNLPRSIAHRGYTWIRITEVLFKGTNGIFNTPLGVSSIYVSIFVIFAGILEASGAGDIFIRLTQSLLGGFRGGPAKVAVVASSLFGTISGSAVANVVGTGSFTIPLMKKSGFDPEFSGAVETAASSGGQLMPPVMGAAAFIMADYIGSYQEVLTAAIIPAILFYIALFIMIDLEALKKDLRGQNKEELPSFMEELKKGWLLLMPLVLLVFLLVGVRYSAQKSAFFSIIFLIIIMLVYPGKKRSISEILHLIASSSKGMVSVALTTGTAGIIVGMLMLTGVGYKLSSLLISLSQGNVMLLLVLTMLTSVILGMGMPTSAAYVLLATLIVPALENLGIAKIAAHFFVFYFGIMANVTPPVAVAAYTAAGIAKGDAMKTGFVAWRLSLAGFLMPFMFCMNPALLGKGTKGEIILAIISALIGAYGLATAVQRYFKGNLSWPKTIIVLLGSVSTMMPGVKSDIFGLICLGTIYTLQIIKSKKSYNEGEVNVI encoded by the coding sequence ATGGAGGGGAAAAATACAAATAATCAACTTACTAAAATCATGTTTTTTGTAATAGGGTTAACATTAGCATTATTTCATATATATACTTCATACTTTGGAGCGTTACCATCATATCAGCATAGGGTAGTGCATCTGGCACTTAGTATGATGTTGGTACCATTATGTTATAATTTATTCAATATGAAGAATGAGAAAATAAAAAATATATTTTCTGTTGGAATCATTGCAGTTGTATCAATTATAGGATTATATTCTTATTCCATAGCAGATACCATGTGGAAATCAAGTGGAACTATGTCTGACTTGGAAATTATTCTAGCAACAGTTCTTTTAGTTCTGCTTCTTTTCTTCACATGGAAAACAGTAGGAGCAGCAATGCCAATAATCGCTGTTTTATGTATTTTATATGCATTGTTCGGACCTAATCTTCCCAGAAGTATTGCTCACAGAGGGTATACATGGATAAGAATTACAGAGGTTTTATTCAAAGGAACAAATGGAATATTTAATACTCCTTTAGGAGTTTCGTCTATATATGTATCCATCTTTGTAATATTTGCTGGAATTCTTGAAGCTTCTGGAGCAGGGGATATATTTATAAGGTTGACTCAATCATTACTTGGTGGATTCAGAGGGGGACCAGCAAAGGTTGCCGTGGTTGCCAGCAGTTTATTTGGAACAATTTCAGGAAGTGCTGTAGCAAATGTTGTAGGAACAGGGTCTTTCACTATTCCATTGATGAAGAAAAGTGGATTTGATCCAGAGTTTTCAGGTGCTGTAGAAACTGCTGCCTCTAGTGGAGGACAGCTTATGCCGCCAGTTATGGGAGCAGCAGCTTTTATTATGGCTGATTATATTGGTTCATATCAGGAAGTATTGACAGCAGCCATAATTCCAGCAATATTATTTTATATAGCATTATTTATAATGATTGATTTAGAAGCACTAAAAAAAGACTTAAGAGGACAGAATAAAGAGGAATTGCCTAGCTTTATGGAAGAACTGAAAAAAGGATGGCTTTTGCTTATGCCATTAGTATTGTTAGTATTTTTACTGGTTGGGGTAAGATATTCAGCACAGAAATCAGCTTTCTTTTCTATAATATTTTTAATTATAATAATGTTGGTGTATCCAGGAAAGAAAAGATCTATATCTGAAATATTACATCTTATTGCCAGTTCATCAAAAGGAATGGTTAGTGTTGCTCTTACAACAGGCACTGCTGGAATAATAGTTGGAATGCTTATGCTGACAGGAGTAGGATATAAATTATCCTCTCTACTTATAAGTTTATCTCAGGGAAATGTAATGCTGCTGCTTGTTCTTACTATGTTGACTTCAGTAATATTAGGAATGGGAATGCCTACATCAGCTGCTTATGTTTTATTAGCAACTTTGATTGTACCAGCCTTGGAAAATCTAGGAATAGCTAAAATTGCTGCTCATTTCTTTGTATTTTATTTTGGAATTATGGCAAATGTTACTCCGCCAGTAGCAGTAGCAGCTTATACAGCAGCAGGTATTGCCAAAGGCGATGCCATGAAAACTGGATTTGTAGCATGGCGCCTCAGTTTAGCTGGATTTTTAATGCCATTTATGTTCTGCATGAATCCAGCATTACTTGGAAAGGGAACAAAAGGAGAAATTATTCTTGCTATAATAAGTGCATTAATAGGTGCTTATGGTCTGGCAACAGCAGTTCAAAGATATTTTAAAGGAAATTTATCTTGGCCAAAAACGATAATTGTTCTTTTAGGAAGTGTTTCTACAATGATGCCAGGAGTGAAATCAGATATATTTGGACTTATCTGTTTAGGAACAATATATACTCTTCAAATAATAAAATCTAAAAAAAGTTATAATGAGGGAGAAGTAAATGTCATATAG
- a CDS encoding putative DNA-binding protein, giving the protein MKETDFIREYRKKRELKNLKVAKEKVETFWETLTDILKEDEKLIFKGWGSFEIKEIKERIFNNPRTKKSEKIPATNKIVFKQGKTLKKKFNEKI; this is encoded by the coding sequence ATGAAAGAAACAGATTTTATAAGAGAGTATAGGAAAAAAAGAGAACTAAAAAATTTAAAAGTAGCGAAAGAGAAAGTAGAAACTTTTTGGGAAACTTTGACAGATATCTTAAAAGAGGATGAAAAACTTATTTTTAAGGGATGGGGAAGTTTTGAAATAAAAGAAATAAAGGAGAGAATATTTAATAATCCAAGAACAAAAAAATCAGAAAAAATACCTGCAACAAATAAAATAGTATTTAAGCAGGGAAAAACATTAAAGAAAAAATTTAATGAAAAAATATAA
- a CDS encoding putative phosphoglycerate dehydrogenase, with protein sequence MSYRILIPQAVAKEGIELLKSYGFEIKNGSGAKEEDLIKDVVDCDAILLRTAPCTEAVLKAGKNLKIVARHGAGYNNVDLAAAARLGIWATNAPDSTTNTVAEFVLGAILAISKKIFLMNRKMKEGDFFFKNTHKGMDLTGKKLGIVGFGRIGRKVAQKAFYGLGMEIFAYDPYLKEEDYPDYATICSWENIFKEADIITLHMPLVKENIRCVGMKEFSNMKESAYLINCARGEVINEEELILALNEKLIAGAFLDVFEEEPPKNDNPLLSMDNVITTPHMASNTEECMILMAVQAASEIIKVLSNEKPSWPVNNPLIK encoded by the coding sequence ATGTCATATAGAATATTGATACCACAAGCAGTGGCAAAAGAAGGAATTGAATTATTAAAAAGTTATGGCTTTGAAATAAAAAATGGTTCAGGGGCAAAAGAGGAAGATTTAATAAAAGATGTAGTAGATTGTGATGCAATTTTGTTAAGAACAGCTCCTTGTACAGAAGCAGTACTGAAAGCTGGTAAAAATTTAAAAATTGTAGCAAGACATGGTGCAGGGTATAATAATGTTGATTTAGCAGCAGCAGCTAGGCTGGGAATATGGGCAACTAATGCACCAGATTCTACTACCAATACAGTAGCAGAATTTGTATTAGGAGCTATTCTGGCAATTTCTAAAAAAATATTTTTAATGAATAGAAAAATGAAAGAAGGAGATTTTTTCTTTAAAAATACTCATAAAGGAATGGATTTAACTGGGAAAAAATTAGGGATAGTAGGATTTGGGCGTATAGGAAGAAAAGTGGCTCAAAAAGCTTTTTATGGATTAGGAATGGAAATTTTTGCGTATGATCCATATTTAAAAGAAGAAGATTATCCTGATTATGCAACTATTTGTAGTTGGGAAAATATATTTAAAGAAGCTGATATTATAACTTTACATATGCCACTTGTAAAAGAAAATATAAGATGTGTTGGGATGAAAGAATTTAGTAATATGAAGGAATCTGCTTATCTTATAAACTGCGCCCGTGGTGAAGTAATAAATGAAGAAGAACTTATTTTGGCTTTAAATGAAAAATTAATTGCTGGAGCTTTTTTAGATGTGTTTGAAGAGGAGCCACCTAAAAATGATAATCCGCTGCTTTCAATGGATAATGTAATTACAACTCCTCATATGGCATCTAATACAGAAGAATGTATGATACTTATGGCAGTACAGGCAGCTTCAGAAATTATAAAAGTTTTGTCAAATGAAAAACCAAGTTGGCCAGTTAATAATCCACTAATAAAATAA
- a CDS encoding TRAP transporter periplasmic component, producing the protein MKNFKVSKVIGSFILLLLLGISTYAAGVKYISIATSSAGGAFSIIGTAMSDIINKNDPNVSANIEITGGSSENILLARNKNVELAMTASDVLALALEGKGSFEGKKIEKDDLRGVMGGHMTTLQVYTLRDGKIKSFKDLKGKKIAVGPAGSVAGDAMKTIMDAYGYEINKDWKPEYLSHGDGAEALTDGNVDAVCIMSTLPASPVTTAAASKPIRLLGLEKEYFDKIMAECPYYIPAKINADVYNGQNEEVEYTFGSASILITYRDMPEEDIYNMAKALFENNDLLVAAYPQCNEWNIENATRGLEGLIEMHPGVVKYLKEKGVMN; encoded by the coding sequence ATGAAGAACTTTAAAGTTTCAAAGGTCATTGGTAGTTTTATTTTGTTATTATTACTAGGAATATCTACATATGCAGCTGGGGTAAAGTATATTTCTATTGCAACTTCAAGTGCAGGTGGGGCTTTTTCTATTATAGGAACAGCAATGTCTGATATTATAAATAAAAATGATCCAAATGTTTCTGCAAATATAGAAATAACTGGAGGTTCTTCAGAGAATATTTTATTAGCTAGAAATAAAAATGTAGAGCTGGCTATGACAGCATCAGATGTCCTAGCACTTGCATTAGAGGGAAAGGGAAGTTTTGAAGGAAAAAAAATAGAAAAAGATGATTTGAGAGGTGTAATGGGTGGGCATATGACAACATTACAGGTATATACATTAAGAGATGGAAAAATAAAAAGTTTTAAAGATTTAAAAGGAAAAAAGATAGCTGTAGGCCCTGCTGGAAGTGTAGCTGGAGATGCAATGAAAACAATAATGGATGCTTATGGATATGAGATAAATAAAGATTGGAAACCTGAATATTTATCTCATGGTGATGGAGCAGAAGCTTTGACTGATGGAAATGTAGATGCAGTATGTATAATGAGTACTCTGCCAGCTTCTCCAGTTACAACAGCAGCAGCTTCAAAGCCAATTCGTTTATTGGGATTAGAAAAAGAATATTTTGATAAAATAATGGCAGAATGTCCATATTATATTCCAGCTAAAATAAATGCAGATGTATATAATGGACAAAATGAGGAAGTAGAATATACTTTTGGAAGTGCAAGTATTTTAATCACTTATAGAGATATGCCAGAAGAAGATATTTACAACATGGCAAAAGCTTTGTTTGAAAATAATGATTTATTAGTAGCTGCTTATCCACAATGTAATGAATGGAATATTGAAAATGCAACTAGAGGATTGGAAGGATTAATAGAAATGCATCCTGGAGTTGTAAAATACTTGAAAGAAAAAGGGGTTATGAACTAA
- a CDS encoding putative adhesion protein FadA: protein MKKILIGCILAVSAVSYSATNVMSTFEQLELNLQKLEAEERAMYNQRKAEAEEAEKTLASQKKMYEEISEKEKRILSVKDSKFYKDQYQELAKKYAEAKKELEADMLKQEEIISIFEAIR from the coding sequence ATGAAGAAAATATTAATTGGATGTATCTTAGCAGTATCAGCAGTATCATATTCAGCAACAAATGTAATGTCAACATTTGAACAACTTGAACTTAATCTTCAAAAATTAGAGGCAGAAGAGAGAGCAATGTATAACCAAAGAAAAGCAGAAGCAGAAGAAGCTGAAAAAACTCTGGCATCTCAAAAGAAAATGTATGAAGAAATTTCAGAAAAGGAAAAAAGAATATTAAGTGTAAAAGATAGTAAATTTTATAAAGATCAGTACCAAGAATTAGCAAAAAAATATGCAGAGGCTAAAAAGGAACTAGAAGCAGATATGCTAAAGCAAGAAGAAATAATAAGTATATTTGAAGCTATAAGATAG